The DNA window cgtcgagatgtcgacgcaaaaatatcatggctcttgccttttcttgtgacgtgcatatgccattttctttaatggtctcgcttagacccaatgactcaagatgcatttctacatctagagtccatggcatataattctttcccgtgatgtcgagcgcaataaattcgagctttgttaaatttgacatggtggtactaaaaaaaattacgatgcattttattagttaataaatattgcaatacaaagtaacggataaacaacaagtacaagtatttgtaaaaataaagaaaacgcacgaggaggatattctccgataaatacaagactcgtgagtatgataaccaaaataattaaaaatatccttgagaaagccatcttcttttttcttcgaaaaatttgatgatgaataatttttagagaagaagagaaagttggagtgattgaatgtgtttgtgagatgatatttataggacaaaaactagccgtttgttaccgtttatgaccgttggtgtacaaaaaataaatgtatgtatttgtataattttatggtaatcatatgatgtatataatattagacatgtttaaataattatgtatatcatatcataatattataatgagtgtcataatttattttgtttaaaaaccttataggcttttatacttgtcgtatcccttaccgggagtgtgggatgtcgtcttaacatcctcccaggatttataacaagtttatgaaaaattatttttattatttctaataataacattatattgtatattaaataaatacacaataaataaataacagtaaaataaatattattacttttgttacctttttcttctgtttggagcttggaatagtatgtaggacttttagagcttcgtgctgataacgtgttgtgaaaaagtaaaaatttatggtaaaaagtaaaaatctcaaactctcaaaatttaccaaactacacactttataatatttttctctctactcaattgtgattttcttcacaaatgagagatctatttatagagtttcattacacataatccaaaaataaaatacatcattacctacatcatcacacacaaatttctaactttacaactcttattttcaacattcaaatattcaactattacttttccatattaaaatatattatttcaacaatGACAAATTTAAAATGCATCAATATAATTTTCCGAAATTTTCCTAActtaaaaatctaaaaaatgtCAAGATGGAGTCAAAACCTCTCTGATACCAACGATTATTAAAACTATTGCATAACACTTAACTAAATTCGATCTACATATGCACGAGATAACAACTAAAGATTAATAggtgaaaaattaaatttaggaatgaGATTTAACCTCTAGCCATTGATGTTGAATTTGAGATTAGAACTAACGAGATCCTACGAACACCGAACTAAGATATGTTCTAAATCTGTATGCAATTTATGGGATGTTGTATTTCGGAATAACTGTACAGATTTAAGGACCTTGTGGTCATCGTTTATAGATGTTTTCTCACCATCATCCAGAGAATTTGAATTGATTGACTTATCTTGATGGTATTTATCCGGGATATgataatcaaatatcaaaatatttatcaTCTTAATCGAGataatatttttgatttttctttttttaaatatgTGAGATCTCATATATTTAccttaataaaatatattgacTACAATTGAAAACGTCTCTGGTAGCGACATTTAGACATACGCATACATTCATAGTTATGCATGTAAATATGATTTTCCTATCCCCTCATTCCCTGGCCCCATTTAGAATGATCTATGGTTCCATCTTAGGAGCCAAAGTCGTGACAGCATCTTCGACTGTGAGAAAAACATTATCATCTCCAACTGTTGTAGCTAAGCCTGATGCATGAAGCTTGAGAAGAACGGACTGTCCGGGATTCACAAGAACAAGCTGGGCATACACAAGTAAACAAGATACTTGGATTACATGTTAAGTTTTAAATGATCTGGCCGTCGCCTTGATATCGTCACTGACTTACATGTATGTCTCTCTTTTGTAGACTTTTGAACAGATCTTCCATGGAATGAATGCCACTGGTATCTAAGTCTACTACAGCTGAAAGTTTAGATGGAAGAAGTGTTTGCCTTAAGATAATTTATATGATATGCTGGACTTATTGATTGGAAAAATCGCAAGAACAACGCAGAAAGGTTGTTTCTTACATGACATTTCGATTATCAAGTATTGAATCCTCTGTTGGTTCTTTTCTTGAAGCTGTTCCTCTTCATCTGCTAGCAATCTCAATACCCTGCAAAATAAATCATGACAGGTGGTTTTTCTCGCTCGAGCAGCAGATGCATGATATTAATTACTAAAATATACGTACATTTTCGTGAGATTTGAAATCAGTTGTAAGAGGGTAGGAAGGATCTATACCTTTCCTTTATGTAATTGGAGTTGGAAAAATAGATGGCAGAATCAACTCTCACAATCAGAACACCAGGAACTTTTGTTGCTTCTGTGTATTGCTCCATATCTCTGTAAACTGTAGTTCTTGGAATTTTACCTAGTACAACAATTCTCGGCCTGGTAACTTGGAGAAATATCTTGGCAAAAGAGATACAAACCTGTTGTATTGACATTAAAAAATTCCTATGATTGAATGAACTCGAAGAAGAAAGAcgaaaaatatacatatatggaACATTAGCTGTTTGCACCAACCGCTACGAGAAGGCCTATCTCAATTGAGGAGAAAATGACGCCAAGAAATGCTCCCATACAAGCGATAAAATCGAATTTATCAGTCTTCCATATTAAAATCATGGCTTCATAATCTACTAATCCTAAGACAGCTGATATTATGATGGAAGCCAAAATGGCATTTGGGGTGTACTTGAACAATGGAGTGATCACAAGTAGAGTCAGGCACACGACACACGAGATTATGATGTTTGACATAGCCGTTTTGCATCCGGCCATATAATTTATAGCAGAACGCGAGAACGAACCTGTGATTAGtgttaaattataaatatagtTGATGTAGGATTTAACATcttatttattccaaaaattatAAGTAATGGTACGCATGATAGCAAgtgtatataaaaaaaaactatagcTATGGTAATATCTGATATTCTATGCAGAAGATACTACTGCATATAAACCAAATATTATTGGcattgaaaataaaaatcaataacATCGAGAAAAtgtatcaaaatttttaaaagaagtaTGAAGTTGAACATATTTTaatattcaattttttgtcagaTTTTAAAATTGAATGGTCCATCTAATATTACATTTGTAAGAAACTAAAAAGTGTATACCATTTCAAGATTTAAGATTGAAATCTAATTCACTCCTAATAAATtatagaaaatgattttttataaaaCCTTCAAACATGTATGTTAAATAGTCGCAACAGCCGTGCGGACGTTGTGGCTCCGCAATATCCTTGTGTCTCATGCCTCATTGCATGTCCGACACTGTGATAGTGTATGTGTATTTCGTGTATTTGACTTGCCTGTTGTTATGAAACAAGATGTCATGGAGCCAATGATATTCGTGCAACCTAATGCTACCATTTCTCTATTTCCGTCGATGTGATGATCTTTCTTCGCTCCAAAACTTCTGCCAATCGCTACAGCTTCCTGCCATATGTTATTCAAGTTACCACGAGGTCCGGCTCTGACATTCGAATTTAATAGGGATTTTGTGTCTTTAATTTGtgcatatatatttttcttaCAGCGAGTGCAACCATCCCTGCCACCGCACCGATTCTGAAACCCGTGGCGACATGGCTACCGGTGAAATAGATTAAGTGTACGGATGAAGGGTTGATGCCTTTTGTAATGTGGTTCACCTTCAGGCAGGATAGAAGGTTGGTGTGTTAGATATTTGCTTGTCTGATTTATATGAAATTTGACGATGTCAAAACACATACAATTTGGACTCCTTTCCTTTCTGCATGGGTGATGTAAACAAAGAAAGTCGAAACGACAACTGAAATCAATGGAGATATGGCAGCTATCATAAATAATTTCTTGTTCTTTTTACCCTGAGCCAAGAAAATTTTGTTGggaattaatattatgataaaaCCGTGAGAACTCTACAAATATAGAAgttaaaaagaagaaaattatatatattaggaACAATTTATTGGGGAACATACCATATACTTGGCAAGTAGTAGGAAAACCAAGAACGTGACTCCTATTACGATTGTCTCCCAGTTCCACTGCAGTACAAATTGAAACATGTAGCTTCATAACATCACAGACGCTACTTGAAAGTTCAGATCAACGACAGATATCGAACGATTCGCGATTTTGGAGGCAGACTTATatgattttgaaattatttgGACATGGGATTGTGGTAAATGTTGTGGTGTGTGCAAAATCTAATCTCACCCCATGATGCACGTTGCTCCACACAGATTTCATCACGGGAATTATGCCAGTTTTCTTGGTGAAATTCTGCATTCCCAGTAAACCTCTAAGCTGCTGAAGGGTAATGGTAATGGCTGCTCCTGCCTTGAACCCGACAACGCCAGCATAAGATAGGAAGTCAATCAAGAAACCCAACCTGAAACAGAACCATTTACAAGAATTGATAATGACCAAACTTGAAGTTTATAGAGATGTTAATGTTACAAGAACGATACCGGAAGCAACCGAGTGCAAATTGAGTGGTTCCGGTGAAGAATGTCGCAGTAAACGCAAGACGTTGGTACTCTACTTTTTGTAGTTCGGGGTCGAATTCCTTCTGAAGCAATGTTCCCAGTAAGAGAGACACCACTGCCACAGGGCCGATTGCGATATATCTCAAGCTCCCCATTAAGGCATATATCAAGGGTGGAACAAAACTACTATCTGCACAATTTGATGGAAAGTATTGAGAAGAGTTTCTCGAGTAAAGCTCATTTGCATGTCAAAAGTAGTGGAGACATCTTGAAAATACAGTGCACCAACTTACACAGCCCATATTGTGGATCCAAGTTAGCAAGTTTTGAATATGCAATGTCCTACATGGTGAAGATGAGACATGTTAGGAATTAAGACCAAGGATTCTAGTCAGCGGCGACACGTTTCGAGCACGTAAAATACCTGAGGTATGCAGAGACTTGCAATGGTGAGTCCTGCAATGAGATCAGCTCTGAACATGGAAAGATCATACCTTCTTCCCCAGTCGAGAATCGGGAAAATAGCTTGAATCCCGAGTAAAAGTTTTCTTGCTATTGGTTGGTCCTTGAAAGACCTTAGGGGATCATCATGGAATAAGGTCTCTTTGAAGGTGAATTTGATTTCATTCAACAGATTCTGCTTAGGAGGCACTCCCACCTTGTGAACATAAGGCAAGCTATCAGCGTGGCCACCAGAAGAAACGGCGCTCGAAATATCGGCCTCGTCTGCAATACGATTGGCACTCATTGTTCCTGGAAAAACAGAAAATCAACCCGGAAAAGCAGAAAAGATTACGAAAATGATGTTCATTTTGAATgattttcattaatttatatGTCGGGTCACTGTTGATCTAGTCAGATCCTGACCCTTAATTCTAACATCAAAATTTTCTTTGTTCGTATAAGAATGCCTAAAACCAAAGTATAATCAGAAAATATCCTCATCAAATCGTGTCCTGTTTCCTAGGAACAAGTGGTTGTACCCAAATACCATTTGAACAACATTTAGAAATCACCTGAAAAGGACTATAATAGAACAACAAATGACTTCTGAATTGTagtcattatttttttttactgaaTTGCTCTCATACATTATATTTGTCTTTTGGTATGTTTTATGTTATGATTTGTCATGtatctatttaattttattgCAAAATCTAAAATGCGATaatgtaatccaactgcatgcaaatctaaaaaaataaaaagtgattaattaaatt is part of the Primulina eburnea isolate SZY01 chromosome 1, ASM2296580v1, whole genome shotgun sequence genome and encodes:
- the LOC140829481 gene encoding sulfate transporter 1.3-like, with product MSANRIADEADISSAVSSGGHADSLPYVHKVGVPPKQNLLNEIKFTFKETLFHDDPLRSFKDQPIARKLLLGIQAIFPILDWGRRYDLSMFRADLIAGLTIASLCIPQDIAYSKLANLDPQYGLYSSFVPPLIYALMGSLRYIAIGPVAVVSLLLGTLLQKEFDPELQKVEYQRLAFTATFFTGTTQFALGCFRLGFLIDFLSYAGVVGFKAGAAITITLQQLRGLLGMQNFTKKTGIIPVMKSVWSNVHHGWNWETIVIGVTFLVFLLLAKYMGKKNKKLFMIAAISPLISVVVSTFFVYITHAERKGVQIVNHITKGINPSSVHLIYFTGSHVATGFRIGAVAGMVALAEAVAIGRSFGAKKDHHIDGNREMVALGCTNIIGSMTSCFITTGSFSRSAINYMAGCKTAMSNIIISCVVCLTLLVITPLFKYTPNAILASIIISAVLGLVDYEAMILIWKTDKFDFIACMGAFLGVIFSSIEIGLLVAVCISFAKIFLQVTRPRIVVLGKIPRTTVYRDMEQYTEATKVPGVLIVRVDSAIYFSNSNYIKERVLRLLADEEEQLQEKNQQRIQYLIIEMSSVVDLDTSGIHSMEDLFKSLQKRDIHLVLVNPGQSVLLKLHASGLATTVGDDNVFLTVEDAVTTLAPKMEP